CACTGGGTTCGGACAAATGCTGCGTAGTGTGTTCAGTTGTGGAAGCTGTGGTGTTATCCCAAAGCAGTAACTAATTTGTTAGAATGCAGGCCCACTCAGACAGGCCCTTTGTATGAGACAAGTAGGGGGTACGGTGGAGAATGGAAAACCACAGGCTCGCAACCACCAGCAACCAGCCTTTTTTATgtcctgaataaaaaaaaataaaaaaaacggAGCTGTTTTCctccacactctctctctctctctcggcaCTCGTTCTCACTTGCACTGTTGCTAGTCTCCCTTGACTACTAAAACCAGTCGGATGTCTGAAATGTTTTCGCCTTCATTTTCACTTGAAGCTGGCtgagcaagagaaagagaaatagtCAGTTTTTAGGTTTGCGACAGAGTGGAAATAATTAGCAAGGCTCCATTTCCAAATAATGTTATTTTCCCCCATTAAAATAAAGATCCTTGCTTAGATCATCTTTTAGGCTTTTGTCCCTCATAATTTTTCAGAATCAAACTTTCAACGATAGTCTATTTGTTCATGAGTTCTcctttcatccattttttttttagagggtTTTCTCTCTAGAACAATAAAATACCACAAGTGTTCGTATTTTCTCTTGATCTTGGATGGCCGACCTGTGAAATTCTTCATTAATGCTGTTTTGACTCTGTCAATGTGTGTGGACTGGGTCGTTGCATGTAGACGGCCAAACTAACATGCAGGACACCCGAGCAGTGTCATCAACCAGAGCTGTTTCGTGTCATTAACAACGATCTTCTTTCCCACCATTTATGAGTCTAATATTGTTTTCaaggatgttaaaaaaaaaaagagtcctgtctccaactctgtgtgtgtgtctgtacggCTGCCTCGAATGGCCTTCAAGCATGTTTTTAATATCATCGTCACCAGTTGTCTTGATTGTTGATCTTTGTCAGTCGAATATGAAGGTCTCTGAGTATGACAAATGATTCTTAATggaccttttttaaaatgtgaaaaaacaagGAGATGGGAACCATTTTTTAAACAGGAAAGAAATCCAAAACTTAAAATCTGTGCATAGTCTACTGAACGGTAGATGTGACTTCCAAGAACATGCACTCATCATCAGGCCATGAGGTATTTCACGGTCTATTTATCTTGAACTTTAGAAGTGGTTCCCTTCTACTTgattttcttgctttctctATTTTAGTTTGGTCACTGACCCTCACTCCATCTTTTGTCCTGTGCGATTCCCTCATCCCAGGCCGACGAGCGGTACCGTAAGAACATTCAGGGCTCCCCTCAGACTGCCCCTCCTCCCAAGCAGCCCCCTTTGCCTCCCCGCTCCTCTGAACCGTTCTCCAATGGCGGCTCCTCCGAGGCCTCCGCCATGCACCGACCCATGGAGCCTCAGGTAACGCCTTCCTCCTTCCTCGtccctttcctctttctcctgtcGCTCTCTTCCTCACCTTCCTCACAGCTGGATTCGTGTATTCACACAAAGAGCGAAGCAACAGCAGGGACAGTTCTGGGTCGGAAGGGTGCTATCATGTATCTGGATGTGTCCGCCAAATATCTGCAAGCACCAGCTGCTGCGAAAgaaattagattagatttagattacttttgagtttttaaaaattcaatgaGAGGATTTTATATTGACTGTATCTCACTTCAGTGCAGTGGGTTGAAGTGCAGTTAATATATCTGAATCCTAAGTCATTTTAAAACTATCTGGACTAGCACCATATAGTTTTGAAGCCCTCTGggtaagaagaagaaaatagtgtgttattgtgtgtttggATGAATTTTCTCACTGTGACACCTTTTCGATTTCTCCAGTTGTTTTCTGGCAGTTGACTCTCACAAGAAGTCACCATTATAGGTATTTCAGACGGTAGCATCAATAGTAAAGCGGGATAGATCCGGCTCCTCATCAGCCCCACCCTGCTCCTATTAATGGTTTTACACCAACAGCAGTTTATCATCTATGTGTCATGTTGTTCAATGTGTCACCTTTGTTTAGTTTTCTTTCCACTGAGCAAATTGACCTATTATTTACTCTCTGCAAGGAGTGCATACTCAAACACAAGTGAGTAAGAAGTGCAATTATATACTGAACACCAGTCTGTACTGTAGATCCGGAGCTGAGTAATTTAAAACCGTCACCACAGAGGAAAATGCGTCTGTATGTGTGCTTTTACAGACTAAGTCAACAATCCAAGAACAGACTAATCCATAAATTATCCAATTTCTACTTAATGTCACTTAAATCCTACCAttggtttttatatttttgcaaaGCAGCACCTACAACTAGAATAACTTAATTATACAAAATAGTCACTTGAAGCATTTGCATCAATCTGAAACCAAGACAATCAACAATCATCGTTTTGTGTCGTGCTTTGTCtgctgtatgcatgtgtatatcTAAATGCATGTATGTGAAAAGCCACACACATCTTCCCTCATGTCTCACTGTGTTGTCTGCTTGTttcacctcccctcctccttcctccctcctccctcctcctcttcctcttgtccccccctcctccctccctaaAAAGGTCCAGTGGTCCCACCTGGCCGCTCTAAAGAGCAGCAACAGCGCcgccccctctcctcctcctccgcccgTGGTCTCTCGCTCCCAGTCCTTCAGCGAGCCCGGCGGCGTGACCTCTAGCTTTGCACAACTCCACCTGCGTTCCCAGGAcccccaccatcaccaccaccatcaccacccatCGCCCGCACGCACTGACCCCCAGCCCCAACTTCCCCTCCACCACCCTCAGGCTCAGCCTCGGGCCGAACACCAGGCCAGCAGCGAGGAAGTGCCTCCAAAGGTAAGGAGCTGACCCTCCCCTGATTCCCTCCCTTCCCTCGACTCTCCCTTCCCTCATTCACTTCTTGTCATGCAAGCCACTTCTCTTATCATGCTGTCTGTCTGCGTTTGCCTTGCTGTGTTCAGTCTCATTTGTTGATCAACATTGAACACTGATGCCAAATGCAACTATATATATAAGTTATATAAGTTGTATTAAAACCATTTCTGGGCCCACAAATGGCGTTAAGAGGTAAAAATGTGAACTTTGCATCTCCATAACTCAGAAATTATATGACATGATGTCGATAAACAGCGTATTCCTCCGACTTGATCAATGTGCGGGAGGGGTGCTAGTATTGGGGAAGTTCTGCCGCCCCTGAGGAGTTCTCTGAGAGCTGTCGgttaagaaaaaatgttgtatttcaCTGTTCGTTGTCTGTTGGTATTAAACTCTTGgaatcacattttcagttttaacatGTCTGTGATTCCCAATATTGTGCTCAATGTCTGTAGCTGAAGAGTTGAATGAAGaactgctcttttttttcctcatcacaATAGAATTTGTACAGATGATTTACATTGAGTAACATGTTGAAGTTCATGCTTGATGATGCAGCAGTGCAGTCTGTGGATCCGAATATGGTAAATGCAGACGGTGTTCATTTTTCTGTTAGgttgatatatatatttgtgagatGTTTCATTTGTTGGTTTAATGGGTTTAACATACATATACCTGCCACTGTGTGAAGACCTTTGAATCTGTCTTCTCCAGGTACCAGTGAGGACTACATCCAGGTCTCCGGTACTGTCGCGCCGAGAGTCCCCTCTGCCATCACAGCCTGGCAACCAGGGCGGACAGAGGAATGCTGGCGGGTAAGTAAAGAGACCTCAGAATGTGTACGCATTTCTCctttatgtgtctgtatgtagctGCTTTTAAAGTTTTGAGGCAATTGTGCACATTTAAGCTGTTTAAAGTTGTAAAAGCTAATTATAAGAATTGGTTACTAGTGTTACTAGTGACAACACTGGTGGAAAAACAAAGCTGTAAAGTCTGTACATGTTAATTTGGTAAAAAACTAAATCACATATACTAATATACTCATACATAACTGATAGATTTAGCAAATACCACtaacaaaatgaacaattatTTAATTAGAATTCAGAGCTTTTATTAAATCATCAATAACAGGTAGACGAAAGAAAAAAGTTCAAGTTTCTGGAAGTGTGAAGAGAAACTAGTCCCTCATTTTAATGTTATGCATTTGATTAAGACTAATGTGAGATGTCAGGCATGTTATCAgaagcacaaaaaaaagcatattaacattcaattaaataaaaggGCTAATCCTACTGTGAATTATATGTGAATCATATCACTATGTGACCCCACTGAGCTTGTTCATGTGTCTTTGTTCCTTGCGGCAGTAACGTGGAGCAGCGCCCGCTGTGGGACCGAGTGGAAAAGCTGCAGCCTCGGCCAGGCAGCGGCAGCTCCTCCGGCTCTTCCAACTCCAGCTCCCAGGCCAGTTCTGGGGACCGCTTCAGGCCACGCTGTGAGTCCCCTGGTACTGTACTCGGCCACATTTCACTCACTACTAACCGCTAATGAATACATTATGAGTATTACCATATAAACATCATTCTTACTCCATACCACGGTGTATTATCTGCACATGCTCTTGCAcgttttgtgatgttttttacaGGCCGTTGAAGACCTCCTGGCGCTATTGTTTCCCCTCACTAACACTATTTCCTTTTGTTCACTCAAAGCTTCCTCCAAATCTGAAGGATCACCTCTCCAGCGGCCTGAAAACGTTcccaaaaaacaagatgaaaagaACCTCGCCAGGCCTACTCGACCGGCTGTAAGTCCACCGTTTCTAAAGCGCTGGTTAAACTTCTTTGATGCTGAATAGgtgaaaactgtttttgtttttcttccacttgtgtttttctctattttactACCACTTCACATGAATCCAATGGTTCGTGATTGTTGGGGAACCTCTTAGGGTGATGTGGTAAGCCTATTAAATGAGATTACATAATCACACCTCTGCTATGCTTGCACCATTGCCCCACTCATTGcatcagtgtttcctctgtattCATTTAGCAGCGGTGCGCGACCACAGCAGGAACATTACCACCACTGAAAGAGAGAATGTTAAATCGATATAAAGATTGTTAACTTAACGTTAAGCATTAAGCCTTAATGTTATCTAAAACTAAAGTGTAGGCCAGATGCTTTAGAAGTAGTGATTATATagcaattaaaaacatttttaacactgGAGCCTCAACTTTAAACATAACTTAGacccaaacagcagcagatatGGGACAACACTAGAATTATTGCCAAAAGCACCACCGATGTATTAAAattacagaggaaacactgttgCATTATGTGATTGAGGTTTGTCGGCCTGTCACGATAACTACTTTTGTCGGACAATATATAGTCCCAGAAATAATTGTGATAAATgatattattgtcattgtttgACCATGTTATGCCACtgatataatgataatataatagcATAATAATGCAAGTACACCCTTTCAAAGAGCAATGAACTTTCAATTCTTACAAATATGCAGACATCGGAATGGGAATGTCATCAAAATCTTTCATGCAAGCTTAGTTGGGATTGCCTGCACATGGCTCCCACCTCTGAGGTCACATGTAGACATGGAAGTGGCCAGGCAGTAATGGTGGCTTTTCTGTGGATTCAAGAGGGGGTGGTGGCCCCTGGTGCATGAGGGGGGGAagtgattgatttgatttattgattgggacagtgtgcagttttaaacacaaagatgcactgcaccggagttagctcgaagtgaatttgcatccgtagtcccccacaatcaaaatgtacaacagcacaacaacaaatagtacaaagcaaacaaaaacaaaaccaaaaaaaacacacagaacacacaatagaaaatacaaagctcagtggtcacacagctgattggtctttagtacatgtttttaatctgaGGGTGGGTGCTACACTTCCATGAAAATGCCGACCCGCCATCATGGGCCAGGACAGAGTTATTTATACGGTTAATTGCATATGAGCGGCGCCGCCAGCTTGCACATTCCCCACTCGGGACATGTACTTAGCTTATGTGACATGAATAGCTTATTAGCCGCTAACGTGGAGTGTGAGATATCTGCCTGTGATGTGGAGGCCAGGGAAGAGCGGGCCTAATGCGCTGCCATACCCTTCTTTGAGTTTTAACAGCAGGATCGAAAACTGTATTTATCAAAATGCTGATACCTTCTGCAAACAACCTGctgaaacaggtagacagattATTTGGCTCTAATAGATTGTATGCTGTTTATTCTGGCATCACGTTGGCTAAAACGTCTGTGACACtcttatgtaaacaaacacgcATGCAAACACAACAGACAATATCAAGGTCAGCAGAAATGATCGAGGTCATGTCCATATATCGTACGATAAGTCGATAACATAATTATCGTGACAGGCCTAGAGGTTTGCGATAAAAGAACTTTGAGAGGATTGATGCAATAATtctttgtatttctgtcattggTAACTGTCCTCTCTGCCTGTGATGTGATTGCCTTCTGCTGGCATCTTGCCTTGTGCCTGCACAGTTCCCTCCCACTTTATTGCTTGtcatcaacaaaacacacatggcGCTAGAAGGGTTAAAACCCTCTGCAGCAGTTTCCTGAGCCTGGATTTTGAATGCAAGCACATCTGAATGCAAACACACTCCTTCTGTTTCCTTGTACTTGTCAGAATGGCTCTTAATCTCACCTGGCTTTGTTGTCAGATAAACTGTGGCCCATTTGCTTTGTTGAAAACGTCAGGGAAGTATCCCTCCTCCCTTTCTCGCTTGTCACTGACCTTACAAGACTGCATTATTAAATCTGCAAGGGAGAAGCAGAGGGCAATGTGGTTACAAGACTTGGACTCCAGAGGGTATGATATTAAGCTAGGAATCagaaaattgttattttttcaaacaatatGTTGCAAGAAGACTAACTGGAATCACAGCCCTAGTCCAACAAGGCttcaaactgacatttttcttttctttggccTTTTGTTGAGCCCAGGGCTGAGTTGCTCATGTCAACTCTGCAGCCCAGAGAGAAAGCTAATCCAAAAAAGTGGGCAAAATTTCCCACTACACATACCAAGAGATCTGAGGCTGTAGGTATAGTAAGTTGAACACAGGGGCAAGAACTGATAGATGGCTGAAAGTTTATATGAAGCGAGGAGGGATGACTTCAAGACTCAGATTGTCTAGAATATGAGAGCCTCACATTACGAAgattagttaaaaaaaaaacaactaattttgAATCTACTAAGGCGTCATTCTAGACAACATAAGTTTTGTCAAAATATCAGACTTCTAAGACTTCATCACTGTTCCTCTCAGGACCTGACAGCTCTGGCCAAGGAGCTTCGCGCAGTAGACGACGTGCGGCCTCCCCACAAGGTGACCGACTACTCCTCCTCGAGCGAGGATTCGGGCACCACTGACGAGGACGACGACGAGGAGGTGGACCAGGAGGCTGGAGAGGAGTCCACCTCAGGAGCTGAGGACTCCAGGGCTGGGTAGGTCGAACTGTAATGATGCTTTGCATTCATCTTTGTCTGTGAGACATGAAACAGGCGCTGCTCTTGAATTTTATGCTTTATTGTAGAACATAACAAGATATATTTACTTGTAATTGAAGCATGAGAGaaacattatattataaagAGAATAAACATGTATATTGACCCCAGAGGATGTGCATTTTGCATGGCTTCTCTGCATGACTGTTAACACTGGTCTGGTTACGGACATCAGATATTCCCATGGCTTCTGCAGGCGGCTGAGTAACGGGGAGACAGAGTCCGCTAAAACCATGCTGGTTGAAGACTCAGAGAGCGACCAAGCCACTACGCCCTCCAAGGATGGCACTCTGGTCATCAGACAGGTAAGTTAAAAGCATATTCTGCTCGTATATAGTTGATAGAAATgacattttcctctttctttgtcCAGTGTCTGTTTATCCACTCATTCTCCACCATTTCTATATATTATCATgccttttttatgttttttttttaaactattagTCATTGTAGACTTTCtgcttcacatttcacatctaATACGTTTGATTATAGATTGTATTTACAGTGACATGCACAGCAGTGGAGGACTTTAGGAATATCTTATATATGATGTGGGAATAAGAGGATCTTGTTGTGAGATAAAAGAGTAACTCGTAACACAGAGCTGCCAAAGGTAAACGTAcagctcctccttctctccaccTGCTTGCTCGAGCCCAAGTGTGCCTGTTCTTGCTTCCAGAGCACCGTTGACATAAAGCGGTTGGTCAATCTCTCTTCCCCGGCTGGCCCCGGTCATGGCCAAGGCCAGCCCCAACCCCCCGGCCACAGCCTCCAAGAGAAAAATGGCTTTGCCGGCCGCATACACCACCTACCAGACCTTATCCAGCAGAGCCACCActccccttcctcttcttcaaccatcccttcctcctcctcctcctcctcttcctccttcccctCATCATCTAGCCATGCCAGTCCTGCCATGTCCCCACAGAATTCCCTGGACAAGCTCACTGCCATAGAGGTATGTCACCCTCACACCACTGGGGACAAACAGCCAAGGGATGGGCTGTTGTGGAGTGTACAGGCTTAGACGTGCAGTGTGCCTCTGTGtggccttgttttttttttaaaatcttgacCACTAAAGCAAACATGCCTCCATCTCCAAGCCTGTACACACCTACAGCCCCGTCCTCGGTTGTTTTCTCCGAGCATCTCTGCACCTTATCCTGCCCCCCCCTCTGTGTCCTCCTGGCTTCACTCTGGCTCTCCTCTGCCCCCTTCTGGCTTGGCTGACACCTGGTTTGAATCTcctgaactgctgctgctgctgctgcaacccTTCCACTGCATTGCACTGTGTCACTGCTAACACTGGTGCCTCCTGGTGGTAGAACGTGGTCATGGCATGGAGGAAACTAAACTGGAGCTTCTTGGGGGTGAACTACAAACAAGCGTATCTTCGCTGCTTTGAGTAGTAGTACTAGTGTTGGGCGATAGCATGTCTGGTGTGATGGTTTTGCAGAATTTTTAAAACACCAAACACGTAAATcctatatatttttaatgttgattAGTATATATTATTTCCCCTTTTTGTAGTGTGACACATAACGTTGCAAACAAGATGCATCTTGGGTGGTGGAATAATGATCCTCTTCTGTCTGTGCTTTATTAGGAGcagctttttcttttaacaCTTCACAGCAACCAGATCATTTCTCATTTCCCTCAACACATTTCTTTCCCTGTCACACATGTTGTTTTCCTCTCTTACATTTCTGTCCACGCCAGCTTCAAAAAGAACTAACTGCACGccatcttttcatttgatttgttatTAACTCGAATGTCAGTGGAAACTATGTGTTCCCAATTTCCTGTGTCATAAAAATTGCAGTATGTCATTGTTTTAGCCAGTATGATTGAATACAGTTCAGATGAATGCTGCTGTTTATGATCCCCCAGAGGGAGAACTGTAACTCATATGCTCAAAACTGAGGGCGTGTTTTGCTAATGTAGATTAAATCAACAGCTCTAAATTATAGTCAGTTTTTTTAAGTCAGCACTGGTATAACAAATCTTTATGTCATGGTTTGGACCACAGTTCTAATTTCTGAGTTAGATCTGCTGTTCACTATCTGTGTTACAGTTTTGTTGTCTCTTCGCTCCATTTTGAATAGGAATACTGTTAAATCCAGTCGTCTAGACAAAAAGTGAATGGGTGCTTTTTAAGTACAAGttgttttctaaatgtttttaatctttgtCAGACCCAGTCAGAAAGCAACTCCATGTCCAAACACaagtcttcctcttccttcacTCCCTTCATCGACCCACGCCTTCTCCAGATCTCTCCATCCAGCGGCAGCTCCCTCAACAACATGGGTAGGTCAACAACTAACTGACCGTTTGAAGCgtcctcagtttttttttccacaatagCTTCTCCCCCACacattttttgaacatttttcccATGAAATTATGTTGAACGATCTGAGCTGAGGATTCGGGCAGTTCAAACTATCATGTTGCCTaatggattatataactccCACATCATTGCTGGTCATTCGTTGACATGCATGAGCTGTCTACATCAAACTGAAACCTGTActttctttatcctttctgttttgttgcactgctgtgggctgggaggaacagcagtttgttttttttgtgtatgcaaatacacaagaaaatgacaaactaaatcttgaatgaGTCAAGTTGTACGTTGTACATTATAGTCTTATACTGGCAAATATTGGCAGCATAATCCCACATACATGATGTCAATAAACTGAATGAGTATTTATGAAGataaacagagacacacacacacacacacacacagcaccatTTCTTCAGATCAGGCACCAGGTTTCTCATTGATAAGTTAAGTAATTTGTGGCATTCAGTCTGACTTGTTCTATCTCTGTGCCCCCTCCAGCAGGATTTGGGCAGGACGGACGGCTGGCGGACCCGCTGAGGTCTGACCCATCCCGTAAAGGTTCAGTTGTCAACGTCAACCCAGTCAACACACGCCCGCCGAGCGACACGCCAGAGATTCGCAAGTACAAGAAGAGGTTCAACTCTGAGATCCTGTGTGCTGCACTCTGGGgtaagtgtgtcttaaaaaaaataaccatgTGATGTGGTAGTGTACTACATACAAACCCTGGTAGGGAATCATAGTCTTGCTCAGATACACAGCAGTAGGAGCTCTACTTATCTGTgttcatttgtatgtttttgtacatGATCTCTCCAGGAGTGAACCTGCTGGTGGGGACAGAGAGTGGTCTGATGCTGCTGGACCGGAGCGGTCAGGGGAAGGTCTACCCCCTGATCAACAGACGACGCATCCAGCAGATGGACGTCCTGGAGGGACTCAATGTCCTGGTCACCATATCAGGTAAATGCTACTTCGCACAGATATTGAGTTTTGTCCTTAACTATGAAGGGATTCATTTTTATGCCTCCACGCTGGCAACAGCCGTGGctggaggcattatgtttttatGTCGTCCGTCCATCCGTCCCATTCTCATGATGCAATATCTCAGGAATGCCTGGAGGGAACTTCTttaaatttggcacaaacgtccacttggactcaaggatgaaatGATTAGAATTTGGTAGTCAAAGGTCTAcgtcactgtgacctcacaaaacaagttttcagccataactcaagaattcatatgctaattatgacaaagtttcacacaaatgtcttaTAGGATAagatgatgaagtgatgacattttatatccaaaaggcCAAAGGTCAAcgtcactgtgacatcataatgttctgcaaatcGTTTTTCTAGCCATTATTCAACGCCATAGCTCAGGAACAGAaagggagattgtgaccatatcTCACATTTGATCaggatactgaattggtgacactaatttTGGGTACTCACcttgaaaatgtgatgattgtaaagatcttctgtgctgccgggttgaagatgtgtgtgtgtgtgaagcattgacattttagaatttgtagcttctttgctgCAACATTCATATCTGAAGCATTGTCTACTGTCGTGGCTACAGCTTTGGctaaaaacatttgaacacatacaaagaaaatacactTCATACCTTTTTATTATATTCCTTCAAAGTTTGAAATATTATctgagtctggacagacatggatgtaaactgcaacttgacaaATTGTAGGAGACATACAACCGTGAGGTGATATTTACATAGTTAATCTAGAAGTAACAAAGgtttggatggatggatgggtgagAGGATTAATTGACAGATTTTATTCATTAGACTGTTGAGCGTTGTAATTTCTATCTATTCAGTCTAAGTCATCTTtcaaaatggacaaaaatggATAATTATTGTCTTTGTATTATGACAAAACTCTTATTCTTTCAGTTTAAATGCCAGACCACTGTGTATAATTTGCTGCTACAAAGCTGTGAaaccatgtttttgtttttttaaagattgtaAAACAGTTCCCTCTCTCCAACTCCTGCAGGCAAGAAAAACAAGCTGCGGGTGTATTACCTATCGTGGCTCAGAAACAAGATTTTGCACAACGACCCTGAGGTTGAGAAGAAGCAGGGTTGGGTCAATGTTGGTGACCTGGAGGGCTGCGTCCACTACAAAGTCGGTACGTTTCATATACCTTAACCGTCAAAGATTCCTGAACCTCAAATGAATAATACACACAAAGAGAGGGTTCAACTTGACCAAGATTTGTTAATAAGCCCTACTTTAAGCAACTCACTATTGACTAACTTCTATTCATTCCAGTGAAATATGAGAGGATCAAGTTCTTGGTGCTGGCCTTGAAGAACGCTGTGGAGGTGTACGCCTGGGCACCTAAACCCTACCACAAATTCATGGCCTTTAAGGTAAGCATGGTCCCAGGGCAGATCTAGATCTCTAGTTTTTCCACCTGTAAGTTGTGACTTCACAACTAACTTGTTTATTCATGGTTGGTTTCAGTCTTTTGGTGACCTGGTGCACAGGCCTCTGCTGGTTGACCTGACTGTGGAGGAAGGTCAGAGGTTAAAGGTCATCTACGGCTCCTGCTCAGGCTTCCATGCTGTGGATGTGGACTCCGGTGCCGTCTACGACATCTACCTGCCCACACATGTACGTACTCAGCACAGAGTCTGAtcctctcttgtttttctcctcctgtgttTCATGCTCTTCACTCTCTtgacttttctgtgtttttccacCCTCAGATCCAGACCAGCATTCAGTGCCACGCCATCATCATCTTACCCAACACTGACGGCATAGAGTTGCTGGTGTGTTACGAAGACGAGGGCGTCTACGTCAACACCTATGGACGCATCACCAAGGATGTGGTGCTGCAGTGGGGAGAAATGCCAACTTCAGTGGGTAAGTTTTTCAAAAACGAGACGGTCCAACTTATTCCAGTGTGGGCAGCAAATGTAACACATAACACATATTTTGTAATGAATCTGTGCAGCCCGAGTCATATAATCTtttatctctctgtgtttttgtagcCTACATTAGGTCGAACCAGATCATGGGCTGGGGTGAAAAGGCCATAGAGATCCGCTCAGTGGAGACGGGTCACCTGGACGGTGTCTTCATGCATAAGAGAGCCCAGAGACTCAAGTTCCTCTGTGAGAGGAATGACAAGGTGAGAACTTTATCTCTGTCTTctggtttttctttctttctgtcctttttttctttttctttttctttctctgtatttctttctttcttccctccttccttctaTCTCTTTACTTTCAATCTATGTAAGAACAAAGGCTGGAATTAATGACGTTAACACCATAAAATTGAATTtgatgaaactgaaaatgttctgGAGATCGTCAGCATATGTTGTCATGATATTCCATTGATAATTTTGCAGCATTTGCATTTGATTCACTGGACATTTGAGCAGAAACTCCTGTAAATACCAGTTAGCAGAATTTGTCTCTATTTCTGTGTTCTCAGGGCAGCTTAAGACGACGTGCAGGTCACATGTTTCTGTCTGAATTgctgaatattaaaatcaaaacaaaccacACAGTCTCAATAGTTGCAGCACTTACGCAGGATGGTTGCTGTTggtaatcaata
This DNA window, taken from Thunnus albacares chromosome 24, fThuAlb1.1, whole genome shotgun sequence, encodes the following:
- the LOC122976788 gene encoding mitogen-activated protein kinase kinase kinase kinase 4-like isoform X20 — translated: MANDSPAKSLVDIDLASLRDPAGIFELVEVVGNGTYGQVYKGRHVKTGQLAAIKVMDVTEDEEEEIKLEINMLKKYSHHRNIATYYGAFIKKSPPGHDDQLWLVMEFCGAGSITDLVKNTKGNQLKEDWIAYISREILRGLAHLHAHHVIHRDIKGQNVLLTENAEVKLVDFGVSAQLDRTVGRRNTFIGTPYWMAPEVIACDENPDATYDYRSDLWSCGITAIEMAEGAPPLCDMHPMRALFLIPRNPPPRLKSKKWSKKFFSFIEGCLVKNYTQRPPTEQLLKHPFIRDQPNERQVRIQLKDHIDRTKKKRGEKDETEYEYSGSEEEEEDPPEQEGEPSSIVNVPGESTLRRDFIRLQQENKERSEALRRQQLLQEQQLREQEEYKRQLLAERQKRIEQQKEQRRRLEEQQRREREMRRQQEREQRRREQEEKRRIEEMDRRRKEEEERRRAEDEKRRNDREQEYIRRQLEEEQRHLEMLQEQLLREQAMLLADERYRKNIQGSPQTAPPPKQPPLPPRSSEPFSNGGSSEASAMHRPMEPQVPVRTTSRSPVLSRRESPLPSQPGNQGGQRNAGGSNVEQRPLWDRVEKLQPRPGSGSSSGSSNSSSQASSGDRFRPRCESPASSKSEGSPLQRPENVPKKQDEKNLARPTRPAGDVDLTALAKELRAVDDVRPPHKVTDYSSSSEDSGTTDEDDDEEVDQEAGEESTSGAEDSRAGYSHGFCRRLSNGETESAKTMLVEDSESDQATTPSKDGTLVIRQSTVDIKRLVNLSSPAGPGHGQGQPQPPGHSLQEKNGFAGRIHHLPDLIQQSHHSPSSSSTIPSSSSSSSSSFPSSSSHASPAMSPQNSLDKLTAIETQSESNSMSKHKSSSSFTPFIDPRLLQISPSSGSSLNNMAGFGQDGRLADPLRSDPSRKGSVVNVNPVNTRPPSDTPEIRKYKKRFNSEILCAALWGVNLLVGTESGLMLLDRSGQGKVYPLINRRRIQQMDVLEGLNVLVTISGKKNKLRVYYLSWLRNKILHNDPEVEKKQGWVNVGDLEGCVHYKVVKYERIKFLVLALKNAVEVYAWAPKPYHKFMAFKSFGDLVHRPLLVDLTVEEGQRLKVIYGSCSGFHAVDVDSGAVYDIYLPTHIQTSIQCHAIIILPNTDGIELLVCYEDEGVYVNTYGRITKDVVLQWGEMPTSVAYIRSNQIMGWGEKAIEIRSVETGHLDGVFMHKRAQRLKFLCERNDKVFFASVRPGGASQVYFMTLGRTSLMSW